Genomic segment of Shewanella sp. OMA3-2:
TTATGTCGGCAAAGAAGTCGAGCAAATCATTCGTGACTTAACCGACTCTGCGGTGAAAATGACCCGTGAACTGCAAATGAAAAAGTGCCGTTTTCGCGCGGAAGAATTAGCTGAAGAACGCATTTTAGATGCACTCCTGCCTAAGCCGAAAGAAGACTGGGAAGCTGACAAAAAAGAAGATTCGGGTACCCGTCAAATTTTCCGTAAAAAGTTACGCGAAGGTCAATTAGACGACAAAGAGATTGAGATAGATGTTACCGCGCCGCAAATTGGCGTGGAAATCATGTCACCACCAGGCATGGAAGAAATGACTAATCAGCTACAAGGGTTATTTCAAAATTTAGGTCAAAATACCTCAAAGCGTAAGAAGATGAAAATCAAAGACGCTTACAAACAGTTAATTGAAGATGAAGCCGCGAAACTGGTGAATCAAGAAGATTTAAAAGAACAAGCTATTGAATTGGTAGAACAACATGGCATTGTGTTTTTAGATGAAATTGACAAAATTTGTAAACGTGGCGAAACCTCAGGCCCGGACGTATCCCGTGAAGGTGTACAACGTGACTTACTGCCATTAGTTGAAGGCTGTACTGTTAGCACTAAACACGGCATGGTGAAAACAGATCACATTTTGTTTATTGCTTCTGGTGCATTCCAGATGTCAAAACCATCGGACCTTATTCCCGAACTACAAGGTCGTCTACCTATTCGCGTTGAGTTAGATGCGCTAACGGCCAATGATTTTAAACGTATTCTCACTGAACCTCATGCTTCATTGACCGAACAATATATCGCGTTGATGGGCACTGAAGGCGTTACAGTCGAGTTTGCTGAATCAGGTATTGAACGCATTGCCGAAGCCGCTTGGCAAGTTAACGAGCGCACAGAAAACATTGGTGCTCGCCGTTTACATACTGTGATGGAAAAACTGATGGAAGAGATCTCATACGAGGCATCTGAAATATCAGGTTCTAGCTTTGTCATTGATGCAGAATACGTTAATAAGCACCTAGATGCCTTCGTACAAGATGAAGATTTAAGCCGCTTTATTCTGTAATTGGCATCATCGATAACAGGTATAAATAGTGGCCTAAGCGAAGCACATCACGTTTAGACATGACAGAAATTGGATTAACGCTAAAATCGAGTATGATTAACATATTCGGTTTAACGTTAATCCTTTTTTATGGCTAAAGGGTTTATGGCTCAATATTTTTATAAGCCTACAATGGTTTTTTATGACGAGATTTTTTAAAAGGTAATCATATGTCAGCTGCCGCACCTGATGTCACGGGTATCAAACTTAAGCGTAAGTCCAAACTATTAGAAGTCAGCTTCGACAATGGCCAAACCCACAGTATTAGCTGTGAAATGCTACGTGTTCACTCACCATCGGCTGAAGTACAGCGCCATGGCAACCCAGTATTAGTGACTCATAAAAAAGAGGTTAACATTACTGCCATTGAACCTGTTGGTAATTATGCGGTAAAAATTATCTTTGATGATGGCCATGATACAGGCTTGTTTTCATGGCAGGTTTTATTTAATTTATGCACAAATCAGGTTGAACTTTGGCAACAGTATTTAGCCAGACTACGGGCAGAGAAAGGATCACGTGAAGCCTTGATTTCGATGAATATTAAGTATTCATAAGATTCTAGTAGGCCTGAACATTGAAGCTGCTTCTTGTATTAACAGGCCTGTTTTATTTCGAAACATTACCGTTAACTTAGCTTTGAATCAAAAACTGTAATAACAATATCACAGCTTTTTGAATTCAAGATTGATTAAAGCTGACAAACTGAAATATCAATTTCAGGTGTATAGGCAGGTTGAGCAACTGCTTTTCTTAACACTTCTGCTCCTGTTTCATGATCAATGCTGATAATTTCCCACTTTTTAAATTTCTCAGAACTTACTAGTACTCTTATTTCATTACCGCAAACCTGAGGCAAGATATCTGTACGAGTCCAATAAACTGGAATGTCCCAGCTATTGTTAACCTTATAACAGCTACCTAAACGGGAAGTCGCCGCCTTAAATTGATTGCCTTGGTTACAAGCGATGATATTTGGCTGGGTATCAATCACTAAGGAGTTTGGCTTTAATGTAAGGTCAGTTTCTATCAGACCTGAGCTTTTCACCAATAAAGATGAACCGGTTGAAAGCAATACATAAACGTCGTCATTCATTTCGAAAAATTGCGAAACATAGCCTTCCTTAATCGGCCAATATTGGGCTGGTGCATCTTTTTCTGGAATAAGCCCTACATACGGCTCATTATTACCTTCATCTGTTAATTTATAGCCACCAATTAATAGACCACGTTTAGTCATTAATCCTGCGGCACTAACACTGTCTAATTCGGTTGTAACAACAGCTCCTGAAGGTAGCTCAAACTCCACAGAAGAAACGCTAAAATTAACCAAAAACAGCATTGTTACTACTTGAAATGACATGCAAAACATATGCTTAATTTGCTTTATGTGTTTCATGATATTTATACACCGTAAATAATGTTCCGCGAGTAAAAGCGCCAATAGTAAACAACCGATCTCTATCATTGGGTTTTAAATGAATGCAACCATGTGAAGGTGCAAGCCGTACAGGTAAACCTAATGCTGTTTCAGCTTCATTATCAGGCGTCGTATGAAACATTTGACCAGAAAGAACCTCTTTACCATCTAATACTTTATTGCCATTTAAATCTTTGTACCAACGAATGGCTACAGGTCCAAAATCATTAAATACCCATCTGCTTGGTACAATCCTTTTACCATATAGCTGATGATTCATGTCCATAATGGCATCTCGAGTTACTGTATTAAACAGTTGATTTAAGCTGCCCCATTTTCCACTTGGTAATGCATACCATATATCCCTCTTCAAAGGCATATCCATTAACTCTGTTCCCCAAGTGAGTTTGGACATTGGCCAAGTGGGAGTTCTATATGCTTCAGCCTTATCAATTATGTATGTTCCTGGCCAAGTCGGTTCTTCTGCCATCTGAGGGTCATTACCCATTTTTGAGGGGCCGCCCATTGCTTCAAAACGAGCAATGTCTCTGCCATCTCGATTAATAATCAACAAATTTTGACCAGGGTAAAAATGAATATCCATATAATTCGAACTCCATTTGATGTTTCA
This window contains:
- the hslU gene encoding HslU--HslV peptidase ATPase subunit; the protein is MSEMTPREIVHELDSHIIGQKNAKRSVAVALRNRWRRMQLEVSLRQEVTPKNILMIGPTGVGKTEIARRLAKLANAPFIKVEATKFTEVGYVGKEVEQIIRDLTDSAVKMTRELQMKKCRFRAEELAEERILDALLPKPKEDWEADKKEDSGTRQIFRKKLREGQLDDKEIEIDVTAPQIGVEIMSPPGMEEMTNQLQGLFQNLGQNTSKRKKMKIKDAYKQLIEDEAAKLVNQEDLKEQAIELVEQHGIVFLDEIDKICKRGETSGPDVSREGVQRDLLPLVEGCTVSTKHGMVKTDHILFIASGAFQMSKPSDLIPELQGRLPIRVELDALTANDFKRILTEPHASLTEQYIALMGTEGVTVEFAESGIERIAEAAWQVNERTENIGARRLHTVMEKLMEEISYEASEISGSSFVIDAEYVNKHLDAFVQDEDLSRFIL
- a CDS encoding gamma-butyrobetaine hydroxylase-like domain-containing protein — translated: MSAAAPDVTGIKLKRKSKLLEVSFDNGQTHSISCEMLRVHSPSAEVQRHGNPVLVTHKKEVNITAIEPVGNYAVKIIFDDGHDTGLFSWQVLFNLCTNQVELWQQYLARLRAEKGSREALISMNIKYS
- a CDS encoding L,D-transpeptidase family protein, with translation MDIHFYPGQNLLIINRDGRDIARFEAMGGPSKMGNDPQMAEEPTWPGTYIIDKAEAYRTPTWPMSKLTWGTELMDMPLKRDIWYALPSGKWGSLNQLFNTVTRDAIMDMNHQLYGKRIVPSRWVFNDFGPVAIRWYKDLNGNKVLDGKEVLSGQMFHTTPDNEAETALGLPVRLAPSHGCIHLKPNDRDRLFTIGAFTRGTLFTVYKYHETHKAN